From a region of the Pectobacterium aquaticum genome:
- a CDS encoding TRAP transporter large permease, translated as MDAFVLLASLAILLAVGVPVAYSVGLSAIIGAFWIDIPLEAVMIQITSGVNKFSLLAIPFFILAGAIMAEGGIARRLVNFAYIFVGFIRGGLSLVNIVASTFFGAISGSSVADTASIGSVMIPEMEKKGYPRDFAAAVTASGSVQAILIPPSHNSVIYSLAAGGSVSIAALFIAGILPGILLGLTLMVMCVGFAHKRGYPKGEVVPFREALKIFVDTLWGLMTVVIIMGGILSGIFTATESAAIACLWSFFVTMFIYKDYKWSELPTLMYRTVKTVTIVMILIGFAAAFGAVMTYMQLPSRITAFFTSISDNKYVILMYINIMLLILGTLMDMAPLILILTPVLLPVAVSLGIDPVHFGMIMMVNLGVGLITPPVGSVLFVASAVSKQKIEQVVKAMLPFYCGLFFVLMLVTYIPAISLWLPKLFGVHTG; from the coding sequence ATGGATGCCTTTGTTTTACTTGCATCATTAGCGATATTGCTCGCCGTTGGTGTGCCCGTCGCCTATTCCGTTGGCTTGAGTGCCATTATCGGTGCCTTTTGGATCGACATTCCGCTGGAAGCGGTGATGATTCAAATCACCAGTGGAGTCAATAAGTTCTCATTACTGGCTATCCCGTTCTTTATTCTGGCTGGAGCCATTATGGCCGAAGGCGGCATCGCCCGCCGTCTGGTTAATTTTGCCTATATCTTCGTTGGCTTTATTCGCGGCGGCCTGTCGCTGGTTAATATTGTCGCTTCCACGTTTTTCGGTGCCATATCCGGTTCTTCGGTAGCAGATACAGCCTCGATTGGTTCAGTGATGATCCCTGAGATGGAGAAAAAAGGCTACCCACGTGATTTCGCTGCCGCCGTTACTGCCAGCGGTTCCGTTCAGGCAATATTGATCCCTCCCAGCCATAACTCCGTTATTTATTCACTGGCTGCTGGCGGTTCAGTGTCTATCGCTGCTTTATTTATCGCAGGCATTCTACCGGGTATTCTACTGGGTTTAACACTCATGGTCATGTGTGTAGGTTTTGCGCATAAACGGGGTTATCCAAAAGGCGAAGTGGTTCCCTTTCGTGAAGCGCTGAAAATCTTTGTTGATACCCTGTGGGGCTTGATGACGGTTGTCATCATTATGGGCGGAATTCTGTCAGGCATTTTTACCGCAACCGAGTCAGCAGCCATCGCCTGTCTGTGGTCCTTCTTCGTGACCATGTTTATCTACAAGGACTATAAGTGGTCTGAACTGCCTACGCTAATGTACCGCACAGTTAAAACCGTTACGATCGTGATGATCCTGATCGGTTTTGCCGCCGCATTCGGGGCCGTTATGACTTACATGCAGCTACCGAGCCGCATTACCGCGTTTTTCACCTCCATTTCGGATAACAAGTACGTCATCCTGATGTACATTAACATCATGCTGCTGATACTTGGCACGCTGATGGACATGGCGCCGTTAATCTTAATCCTCACTCCAGTACTTTTACCGGTAGCGGTATCACTCGGCATTGACCCTGTTCACTTCGGTATGATCATGATGGTGAATTTGGGCGTTGGCCTAATCACACCGCCAGTTGGCTCAGTATTATTCGTCGCCAGTGCAGTCAGTAAGCAGAAAATAGAACAGGTCGTTAAAGCGATGCTGCCCTTCTACTGCGGGCTCTTCTTTGTGCTGATGCTGGTCACCTATATTCCGGCCATCTCGCTCTGGCTGCCTAAGCTCTTTGGCGTCCATACGGGTTAA
- a CDS encoding sucrose-6-phosphate hydrolase, translated as MKEVHLLKRMAQALMSGHSRKQEDPYRPEWHLSPNVGLLNDPNGFIHHNGRYHLFYQWNPLACAHGAKFWGHWSSADLVNWTHEPVALVPSESYESHGCYSGSAVVDQGAITLIYTGNVKYDDGSRTAFQCLARENPNGEYDKLGAVLTLPDGYTGHVRDPKVWRHDDHWYMVLGAQDLDRQGKVLLYRSADLLAWEKIGEIAGSRLGGLGDFGYMWECPDLFPLDGKDILICCPQGVPAEEERYLNTFQAGYFIGSLNYENGAYPHQDFHELDLGFEFYAPQTTLSEDGRRLLFGWMSIPDDNEFFEPTIEHGWLHTMTCPRELTLHDDRVYQRPARELQLLRRQHCAWQGAADYASPLDASSAEILITVQGEFQLSLTSQLVLCWDGERVTLSRRNRRTGEPEHRYWRGVLNQLQILCDCSSVEIFINDGETVMSARYFPESEAIMTFSGSGQLTLQHWLLAPCVIE; from the coding sequence ATGAAGGAAGTCCACTTACTAAAGCGCATGGCGCAGGCCCTGATGTCAGGCCATTCACGGAAACAGGAAGATCCGTATCGCCCGGAATGGCATCTGTCTCCGAACGTTGGTCTGCTCAACGATCCGAATGGATTTATTCATCACAATGGGCGTTACCATCTGTTTTATCAGTGGAATCCTTTAGCCTGTGCCCACGGAGCGAAATTTTGGGGGCACTGGAGTTCCGCCGATCTGGTGAACTGGACGCATGAACCCGTCGCGCTGGTACCGAGCGAAAGCTATGAAAGCCACGGCTGCTACTCCGGTTCTGCCGTGGTGGATCAGGGCGCGATCACGCTGATTTACACCGGTAACGTCAAATATGATGACGGTTCACGTACCGCGTTTCAGTGCCTCGCCCGTGAGAACCCTAACGGTGAATATGACAAGCTGGGCGCGGTTCTGACGCTCCCCGACGGCTACACCGGCCACGTTCGCGATCCCAAAGTGTGGCGTCATGACGACCACTGGTACATGGTGCTCGGTGCACAGGATCTCGATCGACAAGGTAAAGTGCTGCTCTATCGTTCTGCCGATCTGCTGGCGTGGGAAAAGATCGGCGAGATCGCCGGTTCCCGTTTGGGCGGGCTCGGTGATTTTGGCTATATGTGGGAATGCCCAGATCTGTTCCCGTTGGATGGCAAAGACATACTGATTTGCTGTCCACAGGGCGTTCCCGCCGAAGAGGAACGCTACCTGAATACCTTTCAGGCTGGCTATTTCATCGGCTCACTCAATTACGAAAACGGCGCTTACCCGCATCAGGATTTCCACGAACTGGATCTCGGCTTCGAGTTTTATGCGCCACAAACCACGCTGAGTGAAGACGGGCGACGCCTGCTGTTCGGTTGGATGTCGATTCCTGACGACAATGAATTTTTTGAACCGACAATCGAACATGGCTGGCTCCATACCATGACCTGTCCGCGTGAGCTCACGCTGCATGACGATCGCGTTTATCAACGTCCTGCGCGCGAGTTGCAATTGCTGCGCAGACAGCATTGCGCCTGGCAGGGCGCCGCAGACTACGCGTCTCCGCTAGACGCTAGCAGCGCAGAAATTCTCATCACCGTGCAGGGAGAATTCCAGCTCAGCCTCACTTCCCAGTTGGTTCTCTGTTGGGACGGTGAACGCGTCACGCTAAGCCGACGTAACCGTCGTACAGGCGAGCCCGAGCATCGTTACTGGCGCGGCGTTCTGAACCAATTGCAGATCTTGTGCGATTGCTCCAGCGTTGAAATTTTTATCAACGACGGTGAAACCGTGATGTCTGCACGCTATTTCCCGGAAAGCGAGGCGATCATGACGTTCAGCGGCTCGGGGCAATTAACGCTACAGCACTGGCTGTTAGCGCCATGCGTGATAGAATAA
- the metC gene encoding cystathionine beta-lyase, whose amino-acid sequence MTSKKTATVLVAAGRSKKFTHGSVNPVIQRASSLVFDTVQDKKNATINRAKGALFYGRRGTLTHFSFQEAMVELEGGAGCVLYPCGAAAISNAILSFVSAGDHVLVTGSAYEPTQDFCNKVLSKMNVSTTYFNPLIGADIAELIQPNTKVVFLESPGSITMEVHDVPAIVQAVRRINPDIIVMIDNTWAAGILFKAFDFDIDISIQSATKYIVGHSDAMIGTAVANERCWAQLREHSYLMGQMVDADTAYVASRGLRTLGVRLKQHQESSIRIAKWLAEQPDVAVVNHPALPECKGHEFYVRDFKGCNGLFSFVLKEKLSKEALAHYLDNFEHFSMAYSWGGFESLILANQPEDLAAIRPAGGVDFTGTLIRLHIGLEDSDDLIDDLAAGFSRLRT is encoded by the coding sequence ATGACAAGCAAAAAAACGGCAACAGTATTAGTCGCCGCAGGACGCAGCAAGAAATTCACCCACGGCTCCGTCAACCCCGTGATTCAGCGCGCGTCCTCTCTGGTATTCGATACCGTGCAGGACAAAAAAAACGCCACGATTAACCGAGCAAAGGGGGCGCTGTTCTATGGTCGCCGCGGTACGCTGACACACTTTTCGTTTCAGGAAGCAATGGTTGAGCTGGAAGGCGGCGCGGGCTGTGTGTTGTACCCGTGCGGTGCAGCGGCTATCTCTAACGCCATTCTTTCTTTCGTCTCAGCAGGCGATCATGTGCTGGTGACCGGTTCGGCCTATGAACCCACGCAGGATTTCTGTAATAAAGTTCTCAGCAAGATGAACGTCAGCACCACCTACTTTAACCCGCTGATCGGTGCCGATATTGCCGAGCTGATACAGCCCAATACCAAAGTGGTCTTTCTCGAATCGCCCGGCTCCATCACGATGGAAGTCCACGATGTGCCCGCCATCGTACAAGCCGTGCGCCGCATCAATCCCGACATTATTGTCATGATTGATAACACCTGGGCGGCAGGCATTTTGTTCAAGGCATTCGACTTTGATATTGATATCTCCATTCAGTCCGCCACCAAATATATTGTCGGCCATTCCGATGCCATGATAGGCACGGCAGTCGCTAACGAACGCTGCTGGGCGCAACTACGTGAACACTCTTACCTGATGGGACAAATGGTCGATGCCGATACCGCCTATGTCGCCAGCCGTGGCCTGCGCACATTGGGCGTTAGACTCAAACAGCATCAGGAAAGCAGCATCCGCATTGCGAAATGGCTAGCGGAACAACCCGACGTCGCAGTGGTTAACCACCCAGCCTTACCAGAGTGCAAAGGGCATGAATTCTACGTACGCGACTTTAAGGGCTGCAACGGCTTGTTCTCTTTTGTGTTGAAAGAGAAATTAAGCAAAGAAGCGTTGGCGCATTATCTGGATAACTTTGAGCACTTTAGCATGGCGTACTCTTGGGGCGGCTTTGAGTCGCTAATTCTGGCGAATCAGCCGGAAGATCTGGCCGCCATCCGCCCTGCTGGCGGCGTGGATTTTACTGGTACTCTTATTCGGTTACATATTGGACTTGAAGACAGTGACGATCTGATTGACGATCTGGCTGCGGGTTTCAGCAGACTGAGAACCTAG
- a CDS encoding TRAP transporter small permease — translation MANKYILAMDILYKIAMWVSGLALLIMTIIIPIGIFSRYIMNEGISWPEPISILCMVTFTFVGAAVSYRACTHIAVTMLTDRLPETMKKGCAFLADLLMMLITLFILYYGIQLCLELWEQQVAEFPLLSAGQTYLPLPIGSFITFLFIIERICFGPQDKRPVVIMGNA, via the coding sequence ATGGCAAATAAATATATTTTAGCCATGGATATCCTCTATAAAATTGCTATGTGGGTATCTGGCCTTGCTTTACTCATCATGACTATAATTATTCCAATAGGCATATTCTCTCGTTACATCATGAATGAGGGGATATCCTGGCCAGAACCCATATCAATTCTTTGTATGGTGACGTTCACCTTTGTTGGTGCTGCCGTCAGTTACCGAGCCTGTACGCATATTGCTGTCACGATGTTAACCGATCGTTTACCAGAAACGATGAAAAAAGGCTGTGCTTTTCTAGCCGATCTTTTAATGATGTTAATTACACTATTTATTCTTTATTACGGCATTCAGCTTTGCCTTGAACTTTGGGAACAACAGGTTGCCGAATTTCCGTTATTAAGTGCTGGGCAAACTTATTTACCTCTTCCGATCGGTTCATTTATCACTTTTTTATTCATCATCGAACGCATTTGCTTTGGCCCACAGGATAAACGCCCTGTGGTCATAATGGGCAATGCCTAA
- a CDS encoding TRAP transporter substrate-binding protein — protein sequence MKLSKTLIGVCLGSTALLMSHAIQAQQIKASDVHPEGYPNVVAVQKMGEKLKAATNGRLEIKTFPGGVLGDEKQMIEQAQLGAIDIIRVSMTPVAAILPEIEVFTLPYIFRDEDHLHKVLDGQIGQEIGDKITQSSKSKLVFLGWMDAGTRNLITKDPVVKPEDLKGMKIRVQGSPVALATLKAMGANSIAMGVSEVFSGMQTGVIDGTENNPPTFVAHNYLPVAKNYTWSRHFIIPELFLYSKAKWDKLSKEDQDLILKLAKEAQQEQRVLWKEYTQQSLDKMKAGGVQFHDIDTEYYFKATQPVRDQFGAKYQDLIKAVADVK from the coding sequence ATGAAGCTGTCGAAAACATTGATCGGCGTTTGTCTGGGTTCTACTGCACTCCTGATGAGCCACGCGATTCAGGCACAACAAATTAAAGCCTCTGATGTCCACCCTGAAGGTTATCCGAATGTCGTCGCCGTTCAGAAAATGGGAGAGAAATTAAAAGCTGCCACAAATGGCAGACTGGAAATTAAAACCTTCCCCGGCGGAGTATTGGGTGATGAGAAACAAATGATTGAGCAGGCGCAGCTCGGTGCCATTGATATTATTCGCGTATCAATGACGCCTGTTGCGGCGATTTTACCGGAAATAGAAGTCTTCACACTGCCCTATATTTTCCGTGATGAAGATCATCTGCATAAAGTGCTGGATGGCCAAATCGGACAGGAAATTGGTGACAAGATTACCCAGAGCAGTAAATCAAAATTGGTTTTCCTGGGCTGGATGGACGCGGGAACGCGTAACTTAATCACCAAAGATCCGGTGGTGAAACCAGAAGACCTCAAAGGCATGAAAATTCGCGTACAGGGTAGCCCAGTTGCGCTGGCCACACTCAAAGCGATGGGGGCTAACTCAATCGCCATGGGCGTCAGTGAAGTCTTCAGCGGCATGCAAACCGGCGTGATTGACGGCACCGAAAATAACCCACCAACGTTTGTCGCACACAACTACCTGCCAGTAGCGAAAAATTATACCTGGAGCCGTCACTTCATTATTCCTGAGCTGTTCCTGTATTCCAAAGCCAAATGGGACAAGCTCTCCAAAGAAGATCAGGATCTTATCCTGAAGCTGGCGAAAGAAGCGCAGCAGGAACAGCGTGTACTGTGGAAGGAATATACGCAACAATCTCTGGATAAAATGAAAGCCGGCGGCGTTCAATTCCATGACATTGATACCGAGTATTATTTCAAAGCCACTCAGCCCGTACGCGATCAGTTTGGTGCCAAATATCAGGATCTGATTAAAGCCGTCGCCGACGTGAAATAA
- the exbB gene encoding tol-pal system-associated acyl-CoA thioesterase — protein MKTAVSNTTQQVLSTWQKKRGAFSAFSRSVLVILLCTAGLSGNAFAAPATAPLSTENAAPAVQPAAASPSAPVTTNAQAPASALALPASAAPGTNNLMKTDLSVWGMYQHADVVVKTVMIGLLLASVITWAIFFSKSVEMAGAKRRLRREYLALEEAKTLDDALETADAFKAGSVAQQLLVEAQNELELSARSDDNNGIKERTAFRLERRVAATGRYMGRGNGYLATVGAVAPFVGLFGTVWGIMNSFIGIAQTQTTNLAVVAPGIAEALLATAIGLVAAIPAVVIYNVFARSIAGYKAMVGDVAAQVLLLQSRDLDVAASNDNRASSVTHKLRVG, from the coding sequence GTGAAGACGGCTGTCAGTAATACAACTCAACAGGTGTTATCAACCTGGCAAAAAAAACGTGGCGCGTTCAGCGCATTTTCCCGTAGCGTGCTGGTTATCCTGCTGTGTACGGCAGGACTAAGTGGAAATGCGTTTGCGGCTCCGGCAACGGCACCGTTATCGACAGAGAATGCAGCACCAGCCGTTCAACCTGCTGCTGCGTCCCCTTCTGCTCCTGTGACGACCAACGCACAGGCTCCGGCATCAGCACTTGCGCTGCCTGCTAGTGCGGCACCGGGCACCAATAACCTGATGAAAACCGATTTGTCCGTCTGGGGTATGTACCAGCACGCCGATGTCGTGGTGAAGACGGTGATGATCGGTTTGCTGCTGGCCTCAGTGATTACCTGGGCGATCTTCTTCAGTAAAAGCGTTGAGATGGCTGGCGCGAAACGCCGCCTGCGCCGTGAGTATCTGGCGTTGGAAGAGGCGAAAACACTGGACGACGCGCTGGAAACCGCGGACGCGTTCAAAGCTGGCAGCGTCGCACAGCAACTGCTGGTTGAGGCTCAGAACGAACTGGAGCTTTCCGCACGTTCTGATGACAACAACGGAATTAAAGAGCGCACCGCGTTTCGTCTGGAACGTCGCGTGGCGGCTACAGGGCGTTACATGGGGCGCGGTAACGGCTATCTGGCGACGGTCGGCGCGGTTGCCCCGTTCGTGGGGCTGTTCGGTACGGTATGGGGCATCATGAACAGCTTCATCGGTATCGCACAGACGCAAACCACCAATCTGGCGGTAGTGGCGCCGGGGATCGCAGAAGCTCTGCTGGCAACGGCGATCGGTCTGGTTGCTGCGATTCCTGCGGTGGTCATCTATAACGTCTTTGCTCGCTCGATTGCTGGCTACAAAGCGATGGTCGGCGATGTGGCTGCACAAGTGCTGCTGCTGCAAAGTCGCGATCTCGACGTGGCTGCCAGCAACGATAACCGAGCGTCTTCAGTTACGCATAAACTGCGGGTGGGCTAA
- the exbD gene encoding TonB system transport protein ExbD: protein MAMHLKEDVSDDGEMHDINVTPFIDVMLVLLIIFMVAAPLATVDIRVDLPASSAAPQPRPEKPLYLTVKADKQMFLGEEVVSEPSLAQVLDAKTSANKETTIFFQADKSVDYETIMSVMDSLRKAGYLKVGLVGAETAAAK, encoded by the coding sequence ATGGCGATGCATTTGAAGGAGGACGTGAGTGATGACGGTGAAATGCATGACATTAACGTCACGCCGTTCATTGACGTCATGCTGGTTCTGCTGATTATCTTCATGGTGGCTGCGCCGTTGGCGACGGTCGACATTCGTGTCGATCTGCCTGCTTCATCGGCAGCACCCCAGCCGCGACCGGAAAAACCGCTCTATCTTACGGTAAAAGCGGATAAGCAAATGTTCCTGGGGGAAGAAGTGGTTAGCGAGCCGTCGCTGGCGCAGGTGCTGGATGCGAAAACCAGTGCTAACAAAGAAACGACCATCTTCTTTCAGGCGGATAAAAGCGTCGATTATGAAACCATCATGAGCGTAATGGATTCACTGCGTAAAGCGGGCTACCTCAAGGTCGGCCTGGTCGGTGCGGAAACCGCTGCCGCTAAATAA
- a CDS encoding sucrose-specific PTS transporter subunit IIBC, translated as MDINKTAAALIPLLGGKENIASAAHCATRLRLVLNDDNLADKKAIENVDGVKGCFQNAGQMQIIFGTGLVNKVYAEFIKVAGISESSKSEAASIAAKKLNPLQRLARLLSNIFVPIMPAIIASGLLMGLLGMIKTYGWVDSSSAIFVMLDMFSSAAFIILPVLIGFTAAREFGGNPYLGATLGGILTHPALTNAWGVAGGFQTMHFFGMDIAMIGYQGTVFPVLLAVWFMSIVEKRLRKVVPDALDIIVTPFLTVIISGFVAMLLIGPAGRALGDGISLVLSTLIAHAGWLAGLLFGGLYSVIVITGVHHSFHAIEAGLLGNPNIGVNFLLPIWAMANVAQGGACLAVYFKTRDAKTRAIAVPAGLSCLLGITEAAIFGINLRFIKPFLAALAGGALGGAWVVFNHVNMTAVGLTGFPGLAIVQGGSMLNYLIGMLIAFGAAFILSLLLKYKTDSE; from the coding sequence ATGGATATCAACAAAACCGCCGCCGCGCTCATCCCCCTTCTCGGCGGGAAAGAGAATATCGCCAGCGCGGCTCACTGTGCGACTCGTCTGCGTCTGGTACTGAATGACGACAATTTGGCTGACAAGAAAGCGATCGAGAACGTTGACGGCGTGAAAGGCTGTTTCCAGAATGCCGGACAAATGCAGATCATTTTCGGCACCGGGCTAGTCAACAAGGTGTATGCCGAGTTCATCAAAGTGGCAGGCATCAGTGAATCGAGCAAATCCGAAGCCGCCTCGATTGCCGCGAAAAAGCTGAATCCGCTGCAACGTCTGGCGCGCCTGCTGTCGAACATCTTCGTCCCCATCATGCCAGCGATTATCGCGTCTGGTCTGTTGATGGGACTGCTCGGCATGATCAAGACCTACGGCTGGGTCGATTCCAGCAGCGCGATCTTCGTCATGCTGGATATGTTCAGCTCCGCGGCATTTATTATCCTGCCTGTTCTAATCGGCTTTACCGCCGCACGGGAATTCGGCGGCAACCCTTATCTGGGCGCGACGCTGGGCGGTATCCTGACCCATCCGGCGCTGACCAACGCTTGGGGCGTCGCCGGGGGCTTCCAGACCATGCATTTCTTCGGCATGGACATCGCCATGATCGGCTATCAGGGCACCGTGTTTCCGGTCCTGCTGGCCGTCTGGTTCATGAGCATCGTGGAAAAGCGCCTGCGTAAAGTCGTACCAGACGCGCTGGATATCATCGTCACACCGTTCTTGACCGTCATCATTTCCGGCTTTGTCGCCATGTTGCTCATCGGTCCCGCTGGACGGGCGCTGGGCGATGGCATTTCTTTGGTTCTCAGCACATTGATTGCTCACGCTGGCTGGCTGGCCGGTTTACTGTTCGGCGGCCTCTATTCAGTTATCGTGATCACTGGCGTCCATCACAGCTTCCATGCCATTGAAGCTGGACTGCTTGGCAACCCGAATATCGGCGTCAACTTCCTGCTGCCGATTTGGGCGATGGCGAACGTGGCGCAGGGCGGCGCGTGTCTGGCGGTATACTTCAAAACGCGTGATGCCAAAACCCGAGCGATTGCCGTTCCCGCTGGGCTATCTTGTCTGCTAGGCATCACGGAAGCCGCGATATTTGGTATCAACCTGCGCTTCATTAAACCGTTCCTGGCGGCGCTGGCAGGCGGTGCACTCGGTGGCGCATGGGTGGTTTTCAATCACGTCAATATGACGGCCGTCGGGCTGACCGGTTTTCCGGGACTGGCGATTGTGCAAGGGGGCTCAATGCTTAACTACCTGATTGGGATGTTAATTGCGTTCGGGGCTGCCTTTATCCTTTCCTTACTGCTGAAATATAAAACGGATAGCGAATAA
- a CDS encoding substrate-binding domain-containing protein — protein sequence MKPTKRITISDIAALAGVSKSTASLVLNGRSKEFRVSDETRDRILAVAHEQRYQPSIHARSLRSSRSNTLGLVVPEMTNYGFAVISRELEMLCREAGLQLLIACTDENASQEMMAVNSLVQRQVDGLIVASSLLSDVEYQKINQQLPVIQFDRVIGDSTLPMVISEAVESTAEMVERIARQHRDEFYFLGGQPRISPTRHRLEGFQLGLTRAGIDCKPEWIIHGSYHPSAGYEMFAQLCATLGRPPKALFVAACGLMEGVLRYMNQHNLMESGIRLCCFDDHYLFDCLPLKIDTVAQDCENLARNSFEMVTSLIAQQPLEEDRRYIPTRIHWRHPDSRA from the coding sequence GTGAAACCGACTAAACGCATAACAATCAGTGATATCGCCGCGCTGGCTGGTGTATCAAAATCTACCGCCAGTCTGGTACTTAACGGGCGCAGCAAAGAGTTTCGCGTTTCTGATGAAACCCGCGACCGCATTTTAGCCGTCGCGCATGAACAACGTTATCAGCCCAGTATTCACGCCCGTTCGCTGCGTTCCTCACGCAGCAACACGCTGGGGCTGGTGGTGCCAGAAATGACCAACTACGGCTTTGCCGTGATTTCGCGCGAGTTGGAAATGCTGTGCCGTGAAGCGGGGCTACAGTTGCTGATTGCCTGCACCGACGAAAACGCCAGCCAAGAGATGATGGCGGTCAACAGTCTGGTACAGCGTCAGGTCGATGGCCTGATTGTCGCTTCCAGCCTGTTAAGCGATGTCGAATATCAGAAAATTAATCAGCAGTTGCCCGTCATACAGTTTGACCGAGTGATTGGTGATTCCACGCTGCCAATGGTGATTTCCGAAGCGGTAGAATCCACGGCGGAAATGGTCGAGCGTATCGCCCGTCAGCATCGTGATGAATTCTATTTCCTTGGCGGCCAGCCGCGAATCTCCCCAACTCGCCACCGTCTGGAAGGCTTCCAGCTTGGCCTGACGCGCGCGGGCATCGACTGCAAGCCGGAGTGGATTATTCACGGCAGCTACCACCCCAGCGCGGGTTATGAAATGTTTGCTCAGCTGTGTGCAACGCTGGGTCGTCCACCCAAAGCGCTGTTTGTTGCCGCCTGTGGCCTGATGGAAGGTGTCCTACGCTATATGAACCAGCATAACCTGATGGAAAGCGGCATACGGCTGTGCTGCTTTGACGATCACTATCTGTTTGATTGCTTACCGCTGAAGATCGATACCGTGGCACAGGATTGTGAAAATCTGGCGCGCAACAGCTTTGAGATGGTGACCAGCCTGATTGCACAACAGCCGCTTGAAGAAGATCGACGCTATATCCCGACGCGTATTCACTGGCGTCATCCTGATTCGCGAGCGTAG
- a CDS encoding carbohydrate porin: MKPSHLAVTIGLLLSSPFYVSAANPDSIEARLNAMEQRLQQAEARAQAAEARADAAEKQTQQLTTRTTQTEQKTQQVEQRTTALAKQKSFADGFEFHGYARSGLSMNDSATSAKTDIGPGMSPAGQTGGHIGRLGNEDDTYVELKLEHKQKLDNGATTRFKVMMADGQRSYNDWTAATSDLNIREAFVELGSLPTFTGAFKDTTLWAGKRFDRDNFDIHWLDSDVVFLAGTGGGIYDVKWADSAKSNFSLYGRSLGEITSLDNDIKNYVFTANNYVGPFQFMLSGLSAKNNSVEQARANDIQNAKALNTSTWITNTNAGDKGYHAMVAYHGDSFYGLRDGTSKTAILYGHGLGGEVKNIGSDGNLTNDANTWRFATYGTTALNKTWSFAPSILAQTSKDRYVSGDSYEWVTFNARLIQEITENFALAYEGSYQYMDLDPRGYRSLNQVSGGFYKLTFAPTFKVGDIGNFFSRPELRVFASYMDWDKRLDNYSSEDTFGSTGFKAGGEWNFGIQMETWF, encoded by the coding sequence ATGAAACCAAGCCACCTTGCTGTGACGATAGGATTATTACTTTCCTCCCCGTTTTATGTTTCCGCTGCCAACCCCGACAGTATTGAAGCCCGTCTGAACGCCATGGAGCAGCGTCTGCAACAGGCTGAAGCCCGCGCTCAGGCCGCCGAAGCCAGAGCTGACGCCGCTGAAAAGCAAACCCAACAGCTCACCACCCGCACTACGCAAACCGAACAAAAAACCCAGCAGGTGGAACAGCGTACAACAGCGCTGGCCAAGCAGAAGTCGTTCGCTGATGGATTTGAATTCCACGGCTACGCACGTTCTGGCCTGTCGATGAATGATTCTGCCACCAGTGCTAAAACCGATATCGGGCCGGGGATGTCCCCTGCGGGTCAGACTGGCGGACATATTGGCCGTTTAGGCAATGAAGATGACACCTACGTCGAGCTCAAACTGGAGCACAAACAGAAGCTGGATAACGGCGCAACCACCCGCTTCAAGGTGATGATGGCGGATGGCCAACGCAGCTATAACGACTGGACGGCGGCCACCAGCGACCTGAACATCCGTGAAGCCTTCGTCGAGCTGGGTTCACTGCCAACCTTCACTGGTGCCTTTAAGGACACCACGCTGTGGGCGGGTAAACGCTTCGATCGCGATAACTTCGATATTCACTGGCTGGACAGCGACGTGGTCTTCCTCGCGGGCACCGGCGGCGGAATCTATGACGTGAAATGGGCAGATAGCGCCAAGAGTAACTTCTCACTGTATGGCCGCAGCCTCGGCGAAATTACCTCGCTGGATAACGACATCAAAAACTACGTCTTTACCGCTAATAACTACGTCGGGCCATTCCAGTTCATGCTGAGCGGGTTAAGCGCTAAAAATAACAGCGTAGAGCAAGCCAGAGCAAACGACATCCAAAACGCCAAGGCCCTAAATACATCAACTTGGATTACTAACACCAATGCGGGCGACAAAGGCTATCACGCAATGGTGGCTTACCACGGCGACAGCTTCTACGGCTTGCGCGACGGGACATCGAAAACCGCGATCCTTTACGGCCACGGGCTGGGCGGCGAAGTGAAGAACATCGGCTCCGATGGCAACCTGACTAACGATGCCAACACCTGGCGCTTTGCGACCTACGGCACAACGGCGCTGAACAAGACCTGGAGCTTCGCGCCGTCCATTCTGGCGCAAACCAGCAAAGACCGTTACGTCAGCGGGGATAGCTACGAATGGGTGACGTTTAATGCGCGCCTGATTCAGGAAATCACCGAAAACTTTGCACTGGCCTATGAAGGCAGCTATCAATACATGGACCTCGATCCGCGCGGTTATCGGAGCCTGAATCAGGTTAGCGGCGGCTTCTACAAGCTGACCTTTGCACCAACGTTCAAGGTCGGCGATATCGGTAACTTCTTTAGCCGCCCTGAGCTGCGCGTGTTTGCCAGCTACATGGACTGGGATAAACGGCTGGATAACTACTCCAGTGAAGATACGTTTGGCTCCACCGGCTTTAAAGCAGGCGGCGAATGGAACTTCGGTATCCAGATGGAAACCTGGTTCTAA